One Gadus chalcogrammus isolate NIFS_2021 chromosome 7, NIFS_Gcha_1.0, whole genome shotgun sequence genomic window, AGCAGCAGGAGTCTGTGGCGAGTTCTCTGTAGCGCCTGGGTCCGTCTTGTCGTGGTCCTTGGCTTTAGGGGTCCCCCGTGGTCCACGGTAGTTCAGCTGGGAGCTCCAGAATTCTACAAAACAGACAATGGTCATTTCCATTCCAGGGCGTTCCATATATTTTCTAACCCTGACTCTAACCCTATAGGCTCAAAAATTCAAACAACAAGAGTAAAAAATTCAAACAACAAGGCTCAAACAACATTGACCCTAACCCAGCACTAATATAAGCCCATCATGAATGACAATTGCATGTGGTTTAGATATGCTGTAAAAAATATTATGGGATTAGTTACtctccaatatatatatacaatgtatacattgaaagagagagacgatACATCAGGTTTGGTATAAACCTACCGATTCCCATATGCGAGATCGACTCCAGCTGCTTGTGGGAGGTTGCCTTGGCGATGGCCTCAGGGAGCTCCAGGGGGAAAGGGAGCACATCCCTGGCAGAGAGGACATGACAAACATCACCGTCACTCACCGCTGAACCCACGGTGCTCTGCTGATGGCCAGTCAGCGGTGAAGGAATGGCTTTGAGAACAGACATGTTTATGTGTGGCGAGGGCATGAGAGGGAAAAAATGAGGAATGAGAAGGAGACACAAACGAAGAAATGAGTTGGGAGAGGAAAGACGATGACTTGGCAGAAGACCGGAAGACCAGTACCTGCTGACGCAGTAGAAGGCTATGAGCCGGGGGAGGTCTGGAAAACTAATGGCTGATGACTCCAGGCAGAACGCTGTGAAAGTAGCGGTAAGGCTTTGGGCTTGAATGATAGGAAATGTGGTTGATTTTAAGTATGGAATTAGCTATATACATTATAAAAACACCATCACACTTTATTGTTTGCTATCCAAATAAACGTTGATACTTCACAAGAAGTGTACAGGAACAGTTTGTTCTCCATTTCCTATTCAGATTAAGCAGCACCTCTCTGTGCATCTCTATCCCATCAAAAGAGTCTTACTGGAATGCTGCTCCCGGATGCCAAACTGCTGCACAAATGATGGAACGCTGTCGTCAGTCAGACGGACACAGAGCACGTTTCTCCTGGATGTACGGGAATTACGCACCAGAAAGGCCTGCacgcacataggcacacacacacacacatacacacacgtcaaTTGTAGCCTTTCTACTGCAGCTATTAactacacataaaaaaaaacggaaCTAGAAAGTTTCTCAagaataatataatgtaatattatatatcaAATAATAACTGTTGCAACTCAAGCACCTAGAGATTGGTAATGGGAATTCCTCCACACTGCAGGTTTAAGTGTGGTTTATGCAGGAATTATGCAGGTTTATGCAGGACTAAATGCCATTTTTAAGTTATGAATTTGTATGCATGCGATTGCAAGTGGGAAGCAGACCCCAGGCGGTTCCTTCTGCAGGATGTGTAGTGCGGTAGCAGGGTTGATCGGCAGCTGCAGCCAGACTGGCACTGTGAGCAGCAGGCGGTCCAGCACGCTGACACTTTTTAGGGATCCCTGCGCCCTTTGATGGACAACCCGTTTGATGTCTGATGACGGGGCTGGCTCGGGGAAGTCATACAGAGGATCCTCCTGCGCCATCTAGGCAtgcgcgcgtacacacacacacgcacacgcacacacacacacacacacacacacacacacacacacacacacacacacacacacacacacacacacacaaaagtccGAAGAATGTAATTAGAGGGAAGGGCCCTCTTAATTGTTGTTGTGCTGAGTTGTGGTTGAGCATTAAAGCAAATCCACGCGTACGCGGACGAACAGCGTCGTGGTTGCGCGCGTGTGGGGAAATAAAGCATGCCTGACGGAGAAGGAAACGAGCCCAGACTTGGTGAACTTCAGAAGCTCGACTTCGTTGTTCAGTAAAATCGTAAACTTTTAAAAGTAAACCTTACAATGACTAGTTCCATGTCGGCAGCATTCACCACATTCACCAAATTCACACAAATGTGTAAATGCGACGAAGTAAAGTTGTTTTAGTTTAAATTAAAATGTGTCCTAATTCAGCAGAACGCATTGAAGCTCCTCGTAGACTGAGTCCGAATCTACAGGCGAGCCCATCCCTGGAGCCTGAGAAATATcaatatagcctactacagtggGACAGACAAAGGCTTATTAAAACAGGTTTGTTAGACAACTCTGGTCTAAATCGTATGGTCAGCAATAACTCCGAAATAATAAGATTCATTTAGAGAAAACCTATTCACtgtacctacctctctctctcccgatcCGAGTCTATCGGGTCAGCAAATCAACGATTCAAAACCACATAACAGCGAACTGAGAGGTTTAGTCGTCCCCATTAACCAGAGTTTAAATGGAACTAACTTATGTTCTCCCTTTAGCTGATCGCATACCTGGAGCTGTCAGCGTCTTTTCTGTGagccctcttccacctcctcctcctccccggctcctcctcctcctcccacctggtGCAGCCTGGATCCGCTTCAGAGGCCACAGACAAGGTATTGATGGTATAGCCTACTCAAATAAGGGCTACCTTTTGGGCATTATTTTCTCTTATTTCTTTATATCGTGTGATATAATCACAACGGTTTGAATGATTTGGAATAGACCTTGGGACCCGCTCGCTCATAGTAGTAGGGTAACTGATACAAACTATAGTTATGTGTTATTGTATAATAATGGATAATGTTATTGTAGGATAATTGTGCATTTATAATTACAGGTCCCAGACAGCAAAAGAGCGTTGAATCAACGCTGAATCAACCTCCGCCTTTCCAAACATGTTGAATCAGTCACATGTCAAACAGACGATCACCCTCCATAGCAGAGCCTCGCTCCTGTCCTTGCGGAAGGCGGGCCTGGGTTAAGAGCGGAACCGGATATGAGGTGGAAAATTCACTATTACGCCGCCTTTTGGTAAGCAACGTACCTTTTAAGGTTTCAATATATTCGTTTTATTGTATCTTTCATTGTTAACTACGAAGCAGACTTAAGGATAAAGTAAACTTTTGATGATACGTTTTCGTTTGAGTGTATTGATGAAGTATTCCGTAATGAACCACGTTGGAAAATACGTTATGCTAACGTTAGCCTAGCATCAGGACGCTAACGCGAAAATGTCAGGCGAACTGTAATATGGTTATACTTCATACCTTATGCAACAATTACATTCATGTTGATGAGCTACTTTACAAACGGTTGATCCTCTGGGAAATGGAAATGGGGAGATGTTGGTGACCAAATGTATCTCGTGCAGCCCCACACACTTAGCTAGTTAAGCTAGGTTTCAGCTAGTCGGGGCTAACTTGATATCCATTCAGTTTCAACCAACGAGGGAAGTTGGACGTTCACAGGATGCCTGTTGTCTTTGTAATTCATTATAAAATGCATATACGGGTTTAGGTTGGACGATCGTGCTTACAGAAACGCACAATTTGACGCCCGAGGGCATCGGTACCGACGGAAGGAAAACCGCGCCACTGGCCATAATGTAGTTCCAGGAATGGATCAGGAACCGTACTAaaccgtgtttttttttctttattcgaTTCATTGCAGATGTCAGCCGGACATCGAGATGAGTGACAACGTCAAGTTGTTTGTGGGGAACCTACCATTAGACGCAACCCATGACGAGCTGAACAAGTTATTCTCTCCTCATGGGGAGGTCAACACCTGCTCTCTCCTGAGGCAGTATGCGTTCATCACGTTGAAGGGCGAAGGCGCAGCGGACAGGTACGCCGATACCGACTCACTATGAATGCCATCTCAATATGTATCTGACAGGACACGTTGGTTTATTTGTACCAAAGTCCCAGATCACCACGCTCATTAATGAATGCTGTGAAAAAGAAAATTATGAAGAGAATATGTTTATCAATTGGGTGTTCATAGTGTTGGTGCTTTCCCTGGCAGGGCCATCCGGCACCTTGATGGGAAAGAGTACAGAGGCAGgcccctggtggtggaggagtcaCGGGCACGCCCACCAAATTCCACCAAGGTGTTTGTGGGGAACCTGAGCTCAACATGCACCGCCGATGACTTGCATGGGCTGTTCCAGTCGTTTGGGAGGGTCCTGGACTGTGACAAAGTGAAAGGTCAGGGGATTCTCCCTTTATCATCGAAGCAATGCATGTAGTGTTTAGCAAAGGAACTGCTGGTTAGCCAGCTATTTCTTGATGACAATAAGTGGTTAGCATATTTATCTTGGGTAATCTTGATTCACAATTCGATTTAAATGTCAACTCTGAGGCGATGCTAACAGCGCCAAAACTGTTCCTGTTCGTATTGCAGCAAGGCTGTGTTCCAATGCGGGCTATGCGTTCGTTCACATggagcgaaaggaggaggcctTGCTGGCCATCGACGGGCTCAACGGGACCATGTACAAGGGGCGGCAGCTCTCCGTGGAGCTCTCCAAGGCCCAGCCCCTGATCAACCAGCTGGCCAATCTGGATGCAGCCAACTTGGCAGCGAGTATGGCAGGAGGTAGGTCAGGGCCTGGCTGCTCAAACCATCGTATTGTGAAAATAGTTTTCAAAAGAAATGTATAAATCTCACCAGACTGTTTTTAAAGTTGAAATGAAAGTGAAACTTTCTAGGTAACGCACTATATTCTCAATCTAGAGTTCAGAGGTTTAATGGCACTATCTGCCTGTTCCTGCTCTTAAGGTGGTCCCAGAGAAGGCCTTCTCCCCAGACCGGCCTCTTCACTAGAGCATCACCAGAGCCAGGCGGCTATCTTGGCCGCTGCTGCAGCTGCCGCCGCTGGACTGCCTATTCAGGTCAGTCTCACATATGTCCTCTCAGACCATGTCGTTGACATACATGCACATTTATGCTTTTTAGTAGAATATTACAATAAGTGTTTTCATATAGATTGGTATCTATATTTGGCTGCAATCAAGCTTTATATTGGGATGCACTTTAATATTCAACGTAAACTCCCCTCAGGTTCAGCAGAGTGTCCACAACTCGTTCTACAACACCACGTCGTTCGATCCCACCTACACCGCCCTCAAGGGCCTCACCAGCGCCCGATCGGCGGACGGGGTAAACCCTGCCATATACGGGGCCCTGGCCAGCCAGGTGTACGGCTCAGTGGCCGACCAGGTGTATGATGATGTGGCCAATCATGACACCTCGGCGCTGGAGGCGGACAACCAGTCCAGCACCGATCCTTCAGCGCTGTTTGAGGCGGCGAGAGCCAAGTTCTTCCAGCAGGGCCAGAAGGTCTGTTTAAAGATCTAGTTTACATTTAATTCCACAATTCCATCTTCAACAAATGTGTTTTATATTGTGCAAACGTAATAACTGATTGTATCTCGATTTGAAAGGTCCTGGCGGAACAACAGGCCGGAAGGAAGTCTGGCACCATGACGGCAAGCGACCGGGACCGTAGCCCGATCCGAGGAAACCGAGCCCCGCTGCTGCCCGACCCGGTGCCGGGTTCCCTGGGGCAGGGCCGCTCCAAACGGCGCGCCCTCCTGCCCACGCCTCCCGGTGGGCCCGAGCTCCCCACCGACACCACCACGCCCGCGGCCGCAGAGGGGGCTGCGGACCCCATCGCCAGGTACGTTACGCTTGCACCCAGTCCGGGATGCATCCCACTCTCAAGGCTGGATTATTCATTCTGGTTTGACTCCCTTCCAACGGTCGACCgccttctgattggctctgCCTTAACCCCCCCGTGCGTTACTCCAGGTGTTACGCAGAGTACTACCAGCAGATGCAGCAGTACCAGCAGTATCAGCAGTACCAACAGCAGTACCAGTACCTCCAGTACGCCTACACCAAccctccgccgccgcccccacccccgcccccagcccctccgGCTAGCGGCCAGGCCGCGGCGGGCTACCCCCAGGGCTCGGCCCCGGCCGGCGCTCCACCCGGCGCCGCCTACGGCGCGGCCACCACCTACGGCGCCCCGGTGAGCTACGACGC contains:
- the LOC130385484 gene encoding RNA-binding protein 4-like, coding for MSDNVKLFVGNLPLDATHDELNKLFSPHGEVNTCSLLRQYAFITLKGEGAADRAIRHLDGKEYRGRPLVVEESRARPPNSTKVFVGNLSSTCTADDLHGLFQSFGRVLDCDKVKARLCSNAGYAFVHMERKEEALLAIDGLNGTMYKGRQLSVELSKAQPLINQLANLDAANLAASMAGGGPREGLLPRPASSLEHHQSQAAILAAAAAAAAGLPIQVQQSVHNSFYNTTSFDPTYTALKGLTSARSADGVNPAIYGALASQVYGSVADQVYDDVANHDTSALEADNQSSTDPSALFEAARAKFFQQGQKVLAEQQAGRKSGTMTASDRDRSPIRGNRAPLLPDPVPGSLGQGRSKRRALLPTPPGGPELPTDTTTPAAAEGAADPIARCYAEYYQQMQQYQQYQQYQQQYQYLQYAYTNPPPPPPPPPPAPPASGQAAAGYPQGSAPAGAPPGAAYGAATTYGAPVSYDAGSAGYGPPGTYDAAAAASGGYEASAASYAATGAYDGYGAGGAYPAAGNYSASRPYEQTPAHGQTQRHDYPYHHTPEPPYR